Part of the Chloroflexota bacterium genome is shown below.
ACCTCATCGAAGGTGTGCTCCTGCATAGTCCGCGCGCGGAAGAAATGGAAGCTGACCCTTTGGGTCTGCTCGAAGAGCTGCGCGAGCAAAGGCACGTCGGGCACGTGGGCGTTTCCGCCCGCGACGTGCCGGAGGCTATCCGGCTCATCGAGGAGGACGGCCGCGCCGAAATTATCCAAATTGGGTTCAGCCTGCTCGAACCCGCGCCCACGGCGCGTCTCCTGCCTTTAGCTGAGGAAAACGGCGTCGGCATCGTAATCCGCTCGCCGCTGGCCTCCGGGTTTCTGGCAGGCACGATCACCCCGGACCACGAGTTCGCGCCGGACGACCACCGCAGCCTGCTGTCGCGGGAGCAACTCGCCGCCCGCATCCAGGAGGCGGAGGCCTTCATGTGGCTGGTGGACGAAGGTGTGGCCCAGAGCCTGGGCGAGGCTGCCTTGCGCTACATCCTTAGCTTTTCCGGCGTGTCGTCGGTGATTCCCGGCGCCATGAATCCCGCTGAGCTCGAGCAGAACGCGGCGATCTCCGATCTTGGCCCCCTGCCGGCGGCTGCGCTGGCGCGGATAGAGGAAACGCAGCGGGAGTTGGGTCTGCTGAGTTAGGGAGGTCCGCCGTTCTTGTCTATGGCCGGTGCGTGGAAAACGACTGCATCGCCTGCAATGCGCAGTTGCGCTAGCAGCGAGTAATTCGCTCATGCTTATGCCTGTCCTGTGCGCGAAGAGCGGGGGACAAGCCCCCGCGCTACAAAGAGATGCCCTATACTTGTCGCTAGAGTGTGCGACGAACTGCCTTGGTAGCGCAGGTTTGTAACCTGCGTCCCCCGCCCGTCAAGCCTGCGCCGCCATGGCAAGCGGTCAGCATACGTCATTCGTGTGTTGAAACAGGCCTGCCGATGGGCGAAGGCGAGACGGAAGCACGAGGGGCGCGTCGTCCGTCATTCCCGCACAAGCGGTCCGCCACCGTCATTCCGGCTGTCGCCGGAATCCATCTTCTCCTGCGTGCAACCCATATTTCACCACCGGGTCTGCAGCCCTTGTGCCAAAGCGCAGGAGCGGGGGACAAGCCCCCGCGCTACGGCAGACGCGGAAAGCAACCGTCAATCCCATGCCACGATGTGAAGCGGACAGAATCCGTCAATTCCGCGCCACGATGTAATCCGGACAAATGTCGCCATTTCCGCGCCACTATGGAGAGCGGACGACATCCGTCATTTCTCCGCGTTACCTTCCCGGCACGTGATTAGGGGCGGGAGACCATCTCTTCTTGCATCCGAATGTCCATCCTAGGCGGAAAAAGCGTTCGTGCGCTTGCCCATCCCCTTGCGTGGCTCACAGATGGAGCCCGCTTCGCCGGAATTCAACGGGTTTGACTTCCCCAATATGTATTGCATCAACCCTTCACTCCCGGCATAATACAGACTACGGAATCCCTCAATTCAATTGGGCGAACGAAGGGAGG
Proteins encoded:
- a CDS encoding aldo/keto reductase gives rise to the protein MRYRPLGNTGHQVSEVGLGTYPLGGALITSGSYWSGPATYGTVTLETAVETIHHGLSLGLNFIDTAPVYSEAEVYIAEALRQRPQHLKDIEVFVETKGGEHVLPAADGGPPVLARDFTRDALRASVQRSQERLQTDLIEGVLLHSPRAEEMEADPLGLLEELREQRHVGHVGVSARDVPEAIRLIEEDGRAEIIQIGFSLLEPAPTARLLPLAEENGVGIVIRSPLASGFLAGTITPDHEFAPDDHRSLLSREQLAARIQEAEAFMWLVDEGVAQSLGEAALRYILSFSGVSSVIPGAMNPAELEQNAAISDLGPLPAAALARIEETQRELGLLS